ATTTTTCGAATAAAAAGCTTGCCTTTTGCAGTCGATCATGTATAGTTGAAAGCGTTGTTTGATTGTTAAGTGAAGGAAGTTTTGTGAATTTAGATTTTGAACGGAAAATAAAAAGAGAAGAAGCGGGCGTGAGCGTTCGCGCCCGTTTTTTTATGGACGGCTGGGAAGATAGAAGTTCGGGTCCGGTCAGGCAATCGGATTTTCCGGAAGGCTTTCTTTCCGCCAGGTTAGATGATCTTTAATTTTTCAGGAGGTACGAGTAGGATGTCTGAAGGAAGGGTTAAGTGGTTTAACGAGAAGAAAGGTTATGGTTTTATCGAGACCGAGACTCAGGGCGATGTTTTCGTACATTACACCGCCATCGAAGGTAGAGGTTTCAGGACGCTCCACGACGGAGATCTCGTAAGCTTTGAGATCGAGCAAAGTTCAAAGGGGCCTCAGGCCGTTCGGGTCAAAAAGCTGAACGGCATAAGATAAGCCGCTCTAAAAATCGCTAACCGAAACTAAGGACCCGGGACTTTCGTCCCGGGTTTTTTTATGAACTCAATCAACGGGTCGAATCCTGCAGGGAATGCCTCTTAAGAGCGGCGTTCCGAATTCCTTCCCTGGTCGGCTACAATCGGTAATCCAGTTAAGGTTTGCTTCTGTCCACCTGTAACCTTTTTCGGGCCCATCTTCCGGGAACCACCACCCGTAAGCCGCAACAACGACGTCTTCACGAACCCCGGAATGATATCTGGCCTTTTGAACAACAGATCCCTTTGCAGTTTCTATATACATGGGATCACCCGAAGATATTCCGTATTTTTTAGCAGTCTCCGGGTTGATAAAAGCAAAGGGTTCGGGACTGTGCTTTCTCAAAACCTCGACCCATCGATAAGAAGAATGAAGATAGAAGGGATCCTTCCGACAGGTAAGTAAAAGGGGGAAGGCTTCCGTTTCGGTTCCCACATCATCATAAACCGGAAGAGCAGGAAGACCCAGTTCATCTGCCCTGGAAAGCAGGAGTTCCACCTTACCGGTCGGAGTTCGGAAACCCTTATCAAGATATTTCCGGAACTTTTCTTCTCCTCTCAGGATTCCTTTCTGCACAAACTCGTTATAATCGAGCCCGGAGGGTTTCAATACCTCATCGAGGAGAGCTTCATGGTCGTCGTACCAATATTCAGAGGGGGTTAGCCTTCTGCCCAGTTCGTTAAGGATCTTTATATCCGGCCAGCACTCACCGGGAGGATCAACTGCCCTGGGCCGGGCCAGGATGAAACCGTGCCCGAGGCCGTAATGTCCTATGTCGTTAAACTCAAACTGCGTTGCCGCCGGCAGGACAACATCTGCGTAGAGGGCCGTTGGGGTCAGGTAAATATCGGATACGGCGAGGAAGTCCAGCTTCATAATGGCTTCGAGGGTTCTGGGACCATCCGCCCAGGTCAAAAGCGGATTGGTGCACTGCATGTAAGCTGCCTTTATGGGATAGGGAATCTCTTCGCACACTGCCTTTCGGAAGAAA
This portion of the Thermodesulforhabdus norvegica genome encodes:
- a CDS encoding cold-shock protein, coding for MSEGRVKWFNEKKGYGFIETETQGDVFVHYTAIEGRGFRTLHDGDLVSFEIEQSSKGPQAVRVKKLNGIR